Proteins co-encoded in one Pseudanabaena yagii GIHE-NHR1 genomic window:
- a CDS encoding Uma2 family endonuclease: MTIAIAKTTKNAKPRVTFADYLTYSDGSDTKYELVDGELIAMSLGTGLHGETIDRVYKEINVEISRTAQPWIVRQGQIGVRCPRGIGLDTVRIPDVVVMEGNDWQALQEREAVIDFDLSAPLLVIEVISPSIKNIDYRAKRTEYAARDIPEYWIVDPLEAKVSVLINSDGWYDVTEFYGDELIISPTFPELKLTPRTIFSI; this comes from the coding sequence ATGACCATCGCGATCGCCAAAACCACCAAAAATGCTAAGCCCAGAGTCACCTTTGCTGACTACCTGACTTACTCTGACGGGTCTGATACGAAATATGAATTAGTTGACGGGGAGCTTATAGCAATGTCGTTAGGAACTGGCTTACACGGTGAAACAATTGATCGTGTTTATAAGGAAATTAACGTTGAGATAAGTCGCACTGCTCAACCTTGGATTGTTCGGCAAGGACAAATAGGTGTGCGATGTCCGCGTGGCATTGGACTAGATACAGTCAGAATTCCTGATGTAGTGGTGATGGAGGGAAATGATTGGCAAGCTTTGCAAGAGCGTGAGGCTGTGATTGATTTTGATCTATCTGCACCATTGCTTGTCATCGAAGTAATCAGCCCTTCCATCAAAAACATTGACTACCGAGCCAAACGCACTGAATACGCCGCCCGTGATATCCCTGAATATTGGATCGTCGATCCGCTAGAGGCAAAAGTCTCAGTCTTAATTAATTCCGATGGCTGGTATGACGTAACAGAATTTTATGGTGATGAACTAATTATTTCACCTACGTTTCCAGAACTTAAGCTAACCCCACGAACAATTTTTTCTATCTAA
- a CDS encoding DUF4007 family protein: MSELNLSFHTTFSLKKEDILRMIKVAEEEEKGVKDSQENLMAKTGLGNKKVSPIKSWSIRSGLVDRETGKLTPQGAIARKHDPYLQSPITDWLMHFYLSFSDKGLATPPPDPAEWGGWTWFVYSFLPTHPSFSRSTLDNAANQIYETDKKKAKSISDDLLKVLKAYTDKKDALAQINFLKSLTKDQYIAGEATLPPDELIAYFLAKLCERDFQGLSQINSDRLLQHPYGLSPILGISTDKVQDLLDRLSGKGIIEQYKTVPPFQIIPRWNESLDLLEKAYVNQ, encoded by the coding sequence ATGTCAGAACTAAATCTCAGCTTTCATACAACTTTTTCACTCAAAAAAGAAGATATTTTGAGAATGATCAAAGTTGCCGAAGAAGAAGAAAAAGGAGTTAAGGATTCTCAAGAGAATCTCATGGCTAAAACTGGCTTAGGCAATAAAAAAGTTAGTCCGATTAAATCTTGGTCTATTCGTTCAGGATTAGTTGATAGAGAGACAGGCAAACTCACCCCACAAGGCGCGATCGCCCGCAAACATGATCCTTATCTCCAATCACCCATCACCGATTGGCTGATGCACTTCTATCTCAGCTTCAGCGACAAAGGACTAGCTACACCACCACCAGATCCCGCCGAGTGGGGCGGCTGGACATGGTTTGTTTATAGCTTCTTGCCAACTCATCCTAGTTTTAGCCGTAGCACCCTCGACAATGCCGCAAACCAGATCTATGAAACTGACAAGAAAAAAGCTAAATCTATTAGTGACGACCTATTGAAAGTTCTCAAAGCCTACACCGACAAAAAAGATGCACTAGCCCAAATTAACTTTTTAAAATCCCTCACTAAAGATCAATACATCGCAGGAGAAGCAACACTTCCACCCGATGAGTTAATTGCCTATTTTTTAGCAAAGCTCTGTGAAAGAGATTTTCAAGGTTTGTCTCAGATCAATAGCGATCGCCTTCTACAACATCCCTACGGACTATCCCCCATCCTCGGCATCAGCACCGACAAAGTGCAAGACCTCCTTGATCGCCTCTCAGGTAAAGGCATCATCGAGCAGTACAAAACTGTTCCTCCTTTCCAAATCATCCCCCGATGGAATGAATCTTTAGACTTATTAGAGAAAGCATATGTTAACCAATGA